GACCCTTCCCGGCCAATTCGCCATTGGCAACAGTGGAGCGTCCATTGGCGTGATCGGCGATCGTCCACGCTTCGCCAATGGCGCCGTCAGGGATGGCGAAGCCGAACTGTTCCAGGGCGCGCCCGCCCCAGACCCGTTCTTTGAAATCAGGTTGGAATTTCAATGGATACGGTTGGATCATGAGTGGTTCCTCCTTGAATGTCGATGTCATAGGTTCAGGGCCCGTTAACGGTAAAGGTATAGGTATAGGAAAACACCTGAGCAGCTTGCCGTCACTTTGACGGGCTTTGTTTTTTCTCAACTGCCAGCACATATGGGGCGCTGCGGCGGTTCAGCATCCGATAACAGATTGACTGCCCCGCTTCCGGGTCCACTTGTGCGAACCAGTCGTCGACGGCTGCCGCCTCCTTCTCTCCTCCGGGATGTCCCGGATAGACAGTGACGCACAGCAGGCCGCCCGGTCTGAGCAGGGCGAAAGCCTGATCAAGCGCGCGGATCGTGCTGTCCGGCAGTGTAATCACATCGGGATTGCCGCCAGGCAGGTACCCCAGGTTGAACAGGACAGCGCCAACACGCCCATGGCACGACGCAGGCAGCAAGTGCCGCATTTCGTCATGCGATGCAAGCAGCAGCTGGACGGCATGCTCAGCAATGCCTGCTTGTGCAAGCCGCTCGCGCGTGCGGTCGAGCGCCTCCTGCTGAATGTCGAAGCTGTAAACCTTGCCCTTGGCTCCGACCATTCTGGCCAACGCCAGCGTATCCGCGCCGGCGCCCGCCGTGGCGTCGATGACCGTCTCGCCGGCAGCGACCCGCCGCTCAGCCAGCTTATGGGCATAGGTCAAGACCGACCAGAAGCCCATCGGTCAGTCACCTCTCCAATATTTGCCCTGCCAGGTATCCCGGCGAGCCAGCTCGGCGTCGATGGCGTTGAGCACTTCCCACTTCTTCAGGCTCCACATGGGGCCGATGAGAAGGTCGCGGGGCGCGTCGCCAGTTACCCGGTGCACGATCATGTCGGGCGGAAGCATTTCCAGCGTATCGACTACAAGGCCGACATACTCGTCCTTCTCCAAAAAGCGAAGCAGTCCGGCCTCCCATTGTTTGACCATCGGTGTTTTGCGCATGAGGTGAAGAAGGTGGACCTTAATCCCCTGTACATCCATGCGCGATACCGCACGCGCTGTATCCAGCATCATGTCGTGGGTTTCGCCGGGCAAGCCGTAAATGATATGCGCGCATACCCGAATGCCGTGCTTGCGCAGCCTCCGGACAGCATCTTCATAACAGGCGGTGTCGTGCGCGCGGTTGATCAGTGTGGAAGTCGATTCATGCACCGTCTGCAGCCCCATTTCCAGCCACAGGTACGTGCGCTGGTTCAGCTCCGCCAAGTACTCGACGACGTCGTCCGGCAAGCAGTCCGGCCGCGTGGCGATCGATAGGCCGACAACGCCGGGCTGAGCCAGAATCGCCTCGTAATATTCCTTGAGCACGGGCAGGGGGGCGTACGTATTCGTATAGGCTTGGAAATAGCCGATATATTGGGCCTCCGGCCACTTCTGATGCTGGCGGTCGCGCACGGTATTGAACTGGGTGATCAGATCGTCGCGCCGGCTGCCGGCGAAATCACCGGACCCCCGCGCACTGCAAAATGTACAGCCGCCTGCGGCGATCGAGCCGTCCCGGTTCGGGCAGGTAAAGCCTGCGTCCAGCATGACCTTGAACACCTTGGTGCCGAACTGTCTTCTCATTTCGTAATTCCATGTATGAAATCGCTTGTCTCCCCAGCGCGGAGCCTCATTGGCTGTCGGCGGGGCGGCGATAGGTGAATGTTTGTGCATGGCTTGTCTGCTCTCCTTCGTTATGCCGCTTCATCTATTGTAGCAAAAGCAGGCGGATGGAACAAAGGGAGGAGGTTGTCAGTTCCAGCCATCTTCATCGGCTGCCTGTATATGCTGTTTCACTTTGTCCAAGAGTTCCAGAATGCGGATTTGCTCTCTGCCCGTCAGAGCCATGAAAGAAGGTGCCATCTCCTGCTTCCAACGCTCATTGAGCTTCCGCACCAACTGGCTTCCCTCTTCCGTGAGATGGACGCGATAAGTCCGTTTGTCGGAGAGATGCTGCTGCCGGAATGCGAATCCGCGCCGTTCAAGCTTGTCGATGATCGGCGACATCGTAGCTGGCGTTACCTGATTCCATGCGGCCAGCGTGCCGATCGTCTGCGGACCTTCAACCTCTACCCGGCGCATAATCAGAAATTGGACAATCGTAACGGTGCCGCCGTCAACCTCGCTCAGCATCCGGGAGAGCCGCTGCCGATAGGCGAGCTGAATATCATGAACCCCTTGGTAAAAGAGCTCGGCGCGGGCGCGCTTGTGCTCCTCAATCTGAGCCGTTTTGGATAGAACCAACGTCATTTCACCTCGCTATAAT
The nucleotide sequence above comes from Xylanibacillus composti. Encoded proteins:
- a CDS encoding class I SAM-dependent methyltransferase, which translates into the protein MGFWSVLTYAHKLAERRVAAGETVIDATAGAGADTLALARMVGAKGKVYSFDIQQEALDRTRERLAQAGIAEHAVQLLLASHDEMRHLLPASCHGRVGAVLFNLGYLPGGNPDVITLPDSTIRALDQAFALLRPGGLLCVTVYPGHPGGEKEAAAVDDWFAQVDPEAGQSICYRMLNRRSAPYVLAVEKKQSPSK
- a CDS encoding TIGR01212 family radical SAM protein (This family includes YhcC from E. coli K-12, an uncharacterized radical SAM protein.); the protein is MHKHSPIAAPPTANEAPRWGDKRFHTWNYEMRRQFGTKVFKVMLDAGFTCPNRDGSIAAGGCTFCSARGSGDFAGSRRDDLITQFNTVRDRQHQKWPEAQYIGYFQAYTNTYAPLPVLKEYYEAILAQPGVVGLSIATRPDCLPDDVVEYLAELNQRTYLWLEMGLQTVHESTSTLINRAHDTACYEDAVRRLRKHGIRVCAHIIYGLPGETHDMMLDTARAVSRMDVQGIKVHLLHLMRKTPMVKQWEAGLLRFLEKDEYVGLVVDTLEMLPPDMIVHRVTGDAPRDLLIGPMWSLKKWEVLNAIDAELARRDTWQGKYWRGD
- a CDS encoding MarR family winged helix-turn-helix transcriptional regulator, translated to MVLSKTAQIEEHKRARAELFYQGVHDIQLAYRQRLSRMLSEVDGGTVTIVQFLIMRRVEVEGPQTIGTLAAWNQVTPATMSPIIDKLERRGFAFRQQHLSDKRTYRVHLTEEGSQLVRKLNERWKQEMAPSFMALTGREQIRILELLDKVKQHIQAADEDGWN